The Hordeum vulgare subsp. vulgare chromosome 4H, MorexV3_pseudomolecules_assembly, whole genome shotgun sequence genomic interval acaacaacaacaacaacaacaacaacaacatccacaacaacaacaacaacaacaacaacaacaacaacaacaagaacaacaacaacaataacaacaacaacaacaacaacaacaacaacaacaagaacaataacaacaacaataacaacaaaaactacaacaacaacaacaacaacatcatccacaacaacaacaacaataacaacaacaacaacaacaacaacaagaacaacaacaacaacaacaacaacaacaacaacaacaacaacaacaacaacaaccacgatgacaacaacaacgacgacgacgacgacgacgacaacaacaacaacaacaaaaacaacaacaacaacaacaacaacaacaacaagaacaagaacaacaacaagaacaataaccagaacaacaacaacaacaacaacaacaacaacaacaacaacaacaacaacaacaactacaacaataacaacaacaacaagaaaaactacaacaacaacaacaacaacaacaacaacaacaataccaccaccaccaacaacaacaacaacaccagcaccaccaccaccagcaccaccagcaccaccagcaccaccaccaccaccaccaccaccaccaacaacaacaacaacaagaacaataacaacaacaataacaacaaaaactacaacaacaacaactactacgacaacaacaacaacaacatcatccacaacaacaacaacaacaacaacaacaacaacaacaacaacaacaacaacaacagcaacaaaaacaacaactagaataacaacaacaacaacaacaacaacaacaacaacaacaacaacaccaccaccaccaacaacaacaacgacgacaacaacaacaacaacaacaacaacaacataaacaacaacaacaacaacaacaagaacaacaacaacgacgacgacgacgacgacgacgacgatgacgacgaggaccacaacaacaacaacaacaacaacaacaacaacaacaacaacaacaacaacaacaacaacaacgacaacaacaacaacaaccacaacaacaataacaacgacgacgacgacgacgacgatgacaacaagaacaacgacgacgacgacgacaacaacaacaacaacaacaacaacaacaacaacaacaacaacaacaacaacaacaacaacaacaacaaaaacaacaacaaacacaataaccagaacaacaacaacaacaacaacaacaacaacaacaacaacatcaactacaacaataacaacaacaacaacaaaaactacaacaacaacaacaacaacaacaataccaccaccaccaccaacaacaacaaaaacaacaaaaacaacaacaacaacaacaacaacaacaacaacaacaacaacaacaacaagaagaagaagaacaataataacaacaataacaacaacaacaacaacaacaacaacaacaacaacaacaacaacaacaacatcattaaaacaacaacaacaacaacaacaacaacaacaacaacaacaacaacaacaacaacaacaacaacaacaacaacaacaacaacaacaacaacaagagcagcagcaacaacaacaacaacaacaacaacaacaacaacaacaacaacatcatccacaacaacaacaacaacaacaacaacaacaacaacaacaacaacaacaacaacaacaacaacaacaacaagaagcagaagaagaagaagaagaagaagaagaagaacaacaacaacaacaacaagaagaacaataacaacaacaataacaacaaaaactacaataacaacaacaactacaacaacaacaacaacaacaacaacaacaacatcatccacaacaacaacaacaacaacaacaacaataacaacaaaaacaacaacaacaacaacaacaacaacaacaacaacaacaacaacaacgacaacaacaacaacaacaacaacaacaacaacaacaacaacaaaaactacaacaacaacaacaataccaccaccaccaacaacaacaacaacaccagcaccagcaccagcaccaccaccaccaccaccaccaccaacaacaacaacaacaaaaacaacaacaacaacaacaacaacaagaacaataaccacaacaataacaacaaaaactacaacaacaacaaaaactacgacaacaacaacaacaacgtcatccacaacaagaacaacaacaacaacaacaacaacaacaacaacagcaacaacaacaaaaacgacaacaaaaacaacaacaacaacaacaacaacaacaacaacaacaacaacaacaacaacaacaacaacaacaacaacaacaacaacaacaaaaacaaaaactacaacaacaacaactacaactacaacaacaacaacaacatcatcctcaacaacaacaacaacaacaacaacaacaacaacaacaacaacaacaacaacaacaacaacaacaacaactccatcaccaccaacaccaatagcaccgacaacaacaacaacaacaacaacaacaacaacaacaacaacatccacaacaacaacaacaacaacaacaacaacaacaacaacaacaacaacaacaacaacaacaacaacaacaacaagaacaataacaacaacaataacaacaaaaactacaacaacaacaacaacaacaacaacaacatcatccacaacaacaacaacaactacaacaacaacaacaacaacaacatcatccacaacaacaacaacaataacaacaacaacaactacaacaacaacaacaacaacaacaacaacaacgacgatgacaacaacaacgacgacgacgacgacgacgacaacaacaacaacaacaacaacaacaacaacaacaacaacaacaacaacaacaacaacaaaaacaacaacaacaacaacaacaacaacaagaacaataaccagaacaacaacaacaacaacaacaacaacaacaacaacaacaacaacaacaacaacaataacaacaacaacaacaacaataccaccaccaccaacaacaacaacaacaccagcaccaccaccaccagcaccagcaccaccacgaccaccaccaccaccaccaccaacaacaacaacaacaacaagaacaataacaacaacaataacaacaaaaactacaacaacaactactactacgacaacaacaacaacaacatcatccacaacaacaacaacaacaacaacaacaacaacaacaacaacaacaacaacaacaacaacaacagcaacagcaacaacaacaacaacaacaacaacaacgacgacgacgacgacaacaataacaacaacaataacaacaacaacaaaaacaacaacaagaacaagagcaacaacaacaacaacaacaacaacaacaacaacaacaacaacaacaacaacaacgacgacgacgacgacgacgacgatgacaacaagaacaacgacaacgacgacgacaacaacaacaacaacaacaacaacaacaacaacaacaacaacaacaacaacaacaacaacaacaacaacaacaacaacaacaacaacaaaaacaacaacaacaacaacaacaacaacaacaacaacaacaacaacaacgacaacaacaaaaacaacaacaagaacaagagcaacaacaacaacaacaacaacaacaacaacaacaacaacaacaacaacaacaacaacaacaacaacaacaacaacgtccacaacaacaacaacaacaacaacataaacaacaacaacaacaacaacaacaacaacaacaacaacaacaacaacatcaacaagaacaaaaacaacaacaacaacaacaacaacaacaacaagaacaaaaacaacaacaagaacaataaccagaacaacaacaacaacaacaacaataacaagaacaataacaacaacaataacaacaaaaactacaacaacaacaactactacgacaacaacaacaacaacatcatccacaacaacaacaacaacaagaccaagagcagcagcagcaacaacaacaagaacaacaacaacaacaacaacaacaacatcatccacaacaacaacaacaacaacaacaacaacaacaacaacaacaacaacaacaacaacaacaacaacaacaacaacaacaacaagaagcagaagaagaagaagaagaagaagaagaagaagaagaacaacaacaacaacaagaacaataacaacaacaataacaacaaaaactacaataacaacaacaactacaacaacaacaacaactacaacaacaacaacaacaacaacatcatccacaacaacaacaacaacaacaacaataacaacaaaaacaacaacaacaacaacaacaacaacaacaacaacaacaacaacaacaacaacgacaacaacaacaacaacaacaacaacaacaacaacaacaacaaaaactacaacaacaacaacaataccaccaccaccaccaacaacaacaacaccagcaccagcaccagcaccaccaccaccaccaccaccaccaacaacaacaacaacaaaaacaacaacaacaacaacaacaacaacaagaacaataaccacaacaataacaacaaaaactacaacaacaacaaaaactacgacaacaacaacaacaacgtcatccacaacaagaacaacaacaacaacaacaacaacaacaacaacaacagcaacaacaacaaaaacgacaacaaaaacaacaacaagaacaacaacaagaacaacaacaacaacaagaacaagaacaacaacaacaacaacaacaacaacaacaacaacaaaaactacaacaacaacaactacaactacaacaacaacaacaacaacatcatcctcaacaacaacaacaacaacaacaacaacaacaacaacaacaacaacatcatccacaacaacaacaacaacaacaacaacaacaacaacaacaacaacaacaacaacaacaacaacaacaacaacaacaacaacaacaacaagaagcagaagaagaagaagaagaagaagaagaacaacaacaacaacaacaacaagaacaataacaacaacaataacaacaaaaactacaataacaacaacaactacaacaacaacaacaactacaacaacaacaacaacaacaacatcatccacaacaacaacaacaacaacaacaataacaacaaaaacaacaacaacaacaacaacaacaacaacaacaacaacaacaacaacaacaacaacaacaacaacaacaacaacaacaacaaaaactacaacaacaacaacaataccaccaccaccaccaacaacaacaacaccagcaccagcaccagcaccaccaccaccaccaccaccaccaacaacaacaacaacaaaaacaacaacaacaacaacaacaacaacaagaacaataaccacaacaataacaacaaaaactacaacaacaacaaaaactacgacaacaacaacaacaacgtcatccacaacaagaacaacaacaacaacaacaacaacaacaacaacagcaacaacaacaaaaacgacaacaaaaacaacaacaagaacaacaacaagaacaacaacaacaacaagaacaacaacaacaacaacaacaacaacaacaacaaaaactacaacaacaacaactacaactacaacaacaacaacaacaacatcatcctcaacaacaacaacaacaacaacaacaacaacaacaacaacaacaacaacaacaacaactccatcaccaccaacaccaatagcaccgacaacaacaacaacaacaacaacaacaacaacaacaacaacaacaacaacaacaacaacaacatccacaacaacaacaacaacaacaacaacaacaacaacaacaacaacaacaacaacaacaacaacaacaacaacaacaacaacaacaacaagaacaataacaacaacaataacaacaaaaactacaacaacaacaacaacaacatcatccacaacaacaacaacaactacaacaacaacaacaacaacaacaacaacaacaacatcatccacaacaacaacaacaataacaacaacaacaactacaacaacaacaacaacaacaacaacaacaacgacgatgacaacaacaacgacgacgacgacgacgacgacgacgacaacaacaacaacaacaacaacaacaacaacaaaaacaacaacaacaacaacaacaacaacaacaacaagaacaataaccagaacaacaacaacaacaacaacaacaacaacaacaacaacaacaacaacaacaataacaacaacaacaacaaaaactacaacaacaacaacaataccaccaccaccaacaacaacaacaacaccagcaccaccaccaccagcaccagcaccaccacgaccaccaccaccaccaccaccaacaacaacaacaacaacaagaacaataacaacaacaataacaacaaaaactacaacaacaactactactacgacaacaacaacaacaacatcatccacaacaacaacaacaacaacaacaacaacaacaacagcagcaacagcaacaacaacaacaacaacaacaacgacgacgacgacgacaacaataacaacaacaacaacaacaacaaaaacaacaacaagaacaagagcaacaacaacaacaacaacaacaacaacaacaacaacaacaacaacaacaacaacaacaacaacaacaacgacgacgacgacgacgatgacaacaaggacaacgacaacgacgacgacgacaacaacaacaacaacaacaacaacaacaacaacaacaacaacaacaacaaaaacaacaacaacaacaacaacaacaacaacaacaacaacaacaaca includes:
- the LOC123446384 gene encoding mucin-2-like, with the translated sequence TPPPPPTTTTTTTTTTTTTTTTTTTTTTTTTTTTTTTTTTTTTTTTTTTSTTTTTTTTTTTTTTTTTTTTTTTTTITTKTTTTTTTTTTTTTTTTITTTSSTTTTTTTTTTTTTTTTTTTTTTTTTTTTTTTTTTTTTTTKTTTTTTIPPPPPTTTTPAPAPAPAPAPAPAPPPPPPPPPIPPPPTTTTTPAPPPPAPPAPPAPPPPPPPPPTTTTTRTITTTITTKTTTTTTTTTTTTTTTITTTTTTTTTTTTTTTSSTTTTTTTTTITTKTTTTTTTTTTTTTTTTTTTTTTTTTTTTTTKTTTTTTIPPPPTTTTTPAPAPAPPPPPPPPTTTTTKTTTPPPPTTTTTPAPPPPAPAPPRPPPPPPPTTTTTTRTITTTITTKTTTTTTTTTTTTTTTTTTTTTTTTTTTTTT